Proteins from one Syngnathus scovelli strain Florida chromosome 9, RoL_Ssco_1.2, whole genome shotgun sequence genomic window:
- the rorc gene encoding nuclear receptor ROR-alpha A isoform X2, whose translation MMRAQIEVIPCKICGDKSSGVHYGVITCEGCKGFFRRSQLPTVSYSCSRQSNCIIDRSSRNRCQHCRLQKCLAQGMSKDAVKFGRMSKRQRDSLIAEVERHRQQQQQQQQQQQLQMDAQPGLPYNTKERQHCPPQPLQPMTSTCSYTGDSELLFFTSDVHPYLLYSPNQPQVSDMIYRSSGVSPSSRAHMREDNNGHASIRGLESRPSSHDPMAIDPYNQPEDPHLPYPHALRNIDELCDRIVRSNKDTCQYQAEELQALKWKMFSREEIQAYQSKSVDEMWQHCAIRLTDAVQYVVEFAKHIPGFRLLSQNDQIVLLKNGSMEVVLVRMSRFFNTENNTVFFDGKFAGTEVFKSLACGDLIAAVFDFAHSVCALKLTDQQVALFSALVLINADRPCLEDRGRVQRVQKNVELGLTQILHRDNRDSLMHKLYQTMSVLRSLCSLHTEKLRWFSQRYPLTAHSLFPPLYKELFASEAEVMLLPGATH comes from the exons ATGATGCGAG CTCAGATTGAAGTTATCCCTTGCAAGATCTGTGGTGATAAGTCCTCTGGAGTCCATTATGGAGTCATTACATGTGAAGGCTGCAAG GGATTTTTCCGGCGTAGCCAGCTGCCCACAGTGTCCTACTCCTGTTCCAGGCAGAGTAACTGTATCATCGACCGGTCCAGCCGCAATCGCTGTCAGCACTGCCGTTTGCAGAAATGTTTGGCCCAGGGCATGAGTAAAGATG CTGTGAAGTTTGGCCGGATGTCCAAGCGCCAGCGGGACTCTCTCATCGCTGAGGTGGAGCGACACCgacagcaacaacagcagcagcagcagcagcagcagctccaaaTGGACGCCCAACCAGGCCTACCCTACAACACCAAAGAGCGCCAACATTGCCCCCCACAACCCCTTCAGCCCATGACATCCACCTGCTCCTACACCGgcgactctgagctgctgttcttCACTTCCGATGTTCACCCCTACTTGCTGTACTCCCCCAACCAGCCACAAGTGTCTGATATGATCTACAGAAGCTCCGGCGTATCGCCCTCGTCCAGGGCCCACATGAGGGAGGACAACAATGGACACGCTTCTATTAGAG GATTGGAATCCAGACCGTCCTCACATGACCCAATGGCGATTGATCCTTATAATCAACCAGAGGATCCCCACTTGCCCTATCCTCACGCTCTGCGTAATATAG ATGAGCTGTGCGACAGAATTGTACGCTCCAACAAAGACACCTGTCAGTACCAAGCAGAGGAGCTGCAGGCGCTCAAGTGGAAAATGTTCAGCAGAGAGGAGATCCAAGCCTACCAAAGCAAA TCAGTGGATGAAATGTGGCAGCACTGTGCCATCCGGCTGACCGATGCCGTGCAGTACGTGGTGGAGTTTGCAAAACACATCCCGGGATTCCGTCTGCTCAGCCAGAACGACCAGATCGTTCTTCTCAAGAATG GTTCTATGGAGGTTGTCCTCGTGAGGATGAGTCGCTTCTTCAACACAGAGAACAACACGGTATTCTTTGATGGCAAATTTGCAGGAACTGAAGTCTTCAAGTCTTTGG CATGTGGCGACTTAATAGCGGCAGTGTTTGACTTTGCTCACAGCGTGTGTGCTTTAAAGCTCACCGATCAGCAGGTGGCGCTCTTCAGTGCTTTGGTCTTGATCAATGCCG ACCGTCCATGTCTGGAAGATAGAGGCAGAGTGCAGCGAGTGCAAAAAAATGTGGAGTTAGGTCTCACGCAAATTCTGCACAGGGACAACCGGGACAGTCTAATGCACAAG TTGTACCAGACAATGTCCGTGTTACGTTCACTGTGCAGTCTGCACACGGAGAAGTTACGTTGGTTCAGTCAGCGCTACCCGCTCACCGCCCACTCTCTTTTCCCACCGCTCTATAAGGAGCTGTTTGCTTCTGAGGCAGAAGTGATGCTGCTGCCGGGAGCTACACACTGA
- the rorc gene encoding nuclear receptor ROR-alpha A isoform X1 has product MDYEQCDAPPTDNSIKRGAVSKKTHLTQIEVIPCKICGDKSSGVHYGVITCEGCKGFFRRSQLPTVSYSCSRQSNCIIDRSSRNRCQHCRLQKCLAQGMSKDAVKFGRMSKRQRDSLIAEVERHRQQQQQQQQQQQLQMDAQPGLPYNTKERQHCPPQPLQPMTSTCSYTGDSELLFFTSDVHPYLLYSPNQPQVSDMIYRSSGVSPSSRAHMREDNNGHASIRGLESRPSSHDPMAIDPYNQPEDPHLPYPHALRNIDELCDRIVRSNKDTCQYQAEELQALKWKMFSREEIQAYQSKSVDEMWQHCAIRLTDAVQYVVEFAKHIPGFRLLSQNDQIVLLKNGSMEVVLVRMSRFFNTENNTVFFDGKFAGTEVFKSLACGDLIAAVFDFAHSVCALKLTDQQVALFSALVLINADRPCLEDRGRVQRVQKNVELGLTQILHRDNRDSLMHKLYQTMSVLRSLCSLHTEKLRWFSQRYPLTAHSLFPPLYKELFASEAEVMLLPGATH; this is encoded by the exons ATGGATTATGAACAATGTGACGCGCCCCCTACTGACAACTCCATCAAAAGag GAGCTGTGTCCAAGAAGACTCATTTGA CTCAGATTGAAGTTATCCCTTGCAAGATCTGTGGTGATAAGTCCTCTGGAGTCCATTATGGAGTCATTACATGTGAAGGCTGCAAG GGATTTTTCCGGCGTAGCCAGCTGCCCACAGTGTCCTACTCCTGTTCCAGGCAGAGTAACTGTATCATCGACCGGTCCAGCCGCAATCGCTGTCAGCACTGCCGTTTGCAGAAATGTTTGGCCCAGGGCATGAGTAAAGATG CTGTGAAGTTTGGCCGGATGTCCAAGCGCCAGCGGGACTCTCTCATCGCTGAGGTGGAGCGACACCgacagcaacaacagcagcagcagcagcagcagcagctccaaaTGGACGCCCAACCAGGCCTACCCTACAACACCAAAGAGCGCCAACATTGCCCCCCACAACCCCTTCAGCCCATGACATCCACCTGCTCCTACACCGgcgactctgagctgctgttcttCACTTCCGATGTTCACCCCTACTTGCTGTACTCCCCCAACCAGCCACAAGTGTCTGATATGATCTACAGAAGCTCCGGCGTATCGCCCTCGTCCAGGGCCCACATGAGGGAGGACAACAATGGACACGCTTCTATTAGAG GATTGGAATCCAGACCGTCCTCACATGACCCAATGGCGATTGATCCTTATAATCAACCAGAGGATCCCCACTTGCCCTATCCTCACGCTCTGCGTAATATAG ATGAGCTGTGCGACAGAATTGTACGCTCCAACAAAGACACCTGTCAGTACCAAGCAGAGGAGCTGCAGGCGCTCAAGTGGAAAATGTTCAGCAGAGAGGAGATCCAAGCCTACCAAAGCAAA TCAGTGGATGAAATGTGGCAGCACTGTGCCATCCGGCTGACCGATGCCGTGCAGTACGTGGTGGAGTTTGCAAAACACATCCCGGGATTCCGTCTGCTCAGCCAGAACGACCAGATCGTTCTTCTCAAGAATG GTTCTATGGAGGTTGTCCTCGTGAGGATGAGTCGCTTCTTCAACACAGAGAACAACACGGTATTCTTTGATGGCAAATTTGCAGGAACTGAAGTCTTCAAGTCTTTGG CATGTGGCGACTTAATAGCGGCAGTGTTTGACTTTGCTCACAGCGTGTGTGCTTTAAAGCTCACCGATCAGCAGGTGGCGCTCTTCAGTGCTTTGGTCTTGATCAATGCCG ACCGTCCATGTCTGGAAGATAGAGGCAGAGTGCAGCGAGTGCAAAAAAATGTGGAGTTAGGTCTCACGCAAATTCTGCACAGGGACAACCGGGACAGTCTAATGCACAAG TTGTACCAGACAATGTCCGTGTTACGTTCACTGTGCAGTCTGCACACGGAGAAGTTACGTTGGTTCAGTCAGCGCTACCCGCTCACCGCCCACTCTCTTTTCCCACCGCTCTATAAGGAGCTGTTTGCTTCTGAGGCAGAAGTGATGCTGCTGCCGGGAGCTACACACTGA
- the them4 gene encoding acyl-coenzyme A thioesterase THEM4 gives MQPLVMLKMARSLSRLLTGCQRFASPPSVYAHLCHSSTCLPFRSSFVRTMGALPFSFPLKPRDFSLPNSAWSPEMTRLYDFYNNQCEVENESGEKQKGPWRRLPSYNRTLKYATGGAYLSKFIQSKNRLFTRSIKTAGAAFEYVMFLNKEEQRCVCIFQAGHLLEGPPGHVHGGAIATMIDSVTGALAAFMSGAVMTANLTINYRSPIPLGSTVLLESSVDNMEGRKTFISCKVTSTDGSKLHTEATALFLAIKVSHLLGM, from the exons ATGCAACCTCTCGTCATGTTGAAGATGGCGAGGAGCCTCTCACGTCTACTGACGGGCTGCCAGCGATTTGCTTCACCTCCATCGGTGTATGCTCACCTCTGCCATTCATCTACCTGCTTGCCATTCAGAAGCAGCTTTGTGCGGACCATGGGG GCACTGCCATTTTCTTTTCCCCTGAAGCCTCGAGACTTCAGCCTGCCCAACTCGGCATGGAGTCCGGAAATGACTCGCTTGTATGACTTCTACAACAACCAGTGTGAAGTGGAAAATGAATCTGGAGAGAAACAGAAGGGACCCTGGAGGAGACTGCCCAGCTACAATCGCACCCTCAAGTATGCCACAG GAGGAGCCTATCTCAGCAAGTTCATCCAGTCCAAAAATCGGCTTTTTACTCGCAGCATCAAAACGGCAGGAGCCGCATTTGAGTATGTGATGTTTCTtaacaaagaagagcagaggtgTGTCTGCATTTTCCAGGCTGGACATCTGCTGGAGGGCCCGCCCGG GCATGTCCACGGGGGGGCGATCGCCACTATGATTGACTCAGTCACCGGCGCTCTTGCAGCGTTCATGTCTGGAGCAGTCATGACTGCCAATCTCACCATCAATTACCGCAG CCCCATCCCGTTAGGAAGTACAGTGTTGCTCGAATCCTCCGTTGACAACATGGAAGGAAGAAAAACGTTCATTTCGTGTAAGGTCACCAGCACCGATGGCTCCAAGCTGCACACTGAGGCAACAG cacTCTTCCTGGCTATCAAAGTCAGCCATTTATTGGGAATGTGA